Proteins encoded in a region of the Pangasianodon hypophthalmus isolate fPanHyp1 chromosome 21, fPanHyp1.pri, whole genome shotgun sequence genome:
- the rorcb gene encoding RAR-related orphan receptor C b, with amino-acid sequence MRAQIEVIPCKICGDKSSGIHYGVITCEGCKGFFRRSQQNNAMYSCSRQRNCLIDRTNRNRCQHCRLQKCLALGMSRDAVKFGRMSKKQRDSLYAEVQRHQQLAREPEEPGEDSGHIRSYSSTGSNTTLSDLDDITTLPDGLLFDLPLTPGEAAEYCALELLEGGASSGTGSAVSSSSSNQSSPEPSMLDIVEAGRVKHEYQLLPEPSLLTHTLLGALSDDCSLLDIERITQNVVKSHLETCQYSTEELKRLTWNVYTPEETRSFQLKSAEWMWQQCAVHITNAIQYVVEFAKRVSGFMDLCQNDQIILLKAGCLEVLLIRMCRAYNSTNNTMLFDGKFASPQLFKALGCDDLVNAIFELAKGLCRLQLSEEEMALFSAAILLSPDRPWLTESQQVQKLQEKVYLALQHSLHMGGGGQEKLDKMASKLPQMKSICNLHIDKLEFFRLVHPETAYSFPPLYREVFGSEINFPDSTDS; translated from the exons atgaGAG CTCAAATAGAGGTGATTCCGTGTAAGATCTGTGGTGATAAGTCCTCTGGGATCCATTATGGTGTCATCACCTGTGAAGGCTGCAAG GGATTTTTTCGACGCAGCCAGCAGAACAATGCTATGTACTCATGCTCTCGGCAGAGGAACTGCCTGATCGACCGTACTAACCGCAACCGCTGCCAGCACTGTCGTCTCCAAAAGTGCTTGGCACTAGGCATGAGCCGAGATG CGGTGAAGTTTGGCCGCATGTCTAAAAAGCAGCGTGACAGCCTGTACGCAGAGGTGCAGCGGCACCAGCAGCTGGCGCGGGAGCCTGAGGAGCCGGGCGAGGACAGCGGACACATCCGCTCGTACAGCAGCACAGGCTCCAACACCACCCTCAGTGATCTAGACGACATCACCACATTGCCCGACGGTCTGCTCTTTGACCTGCCGCTCACACCAGGGGAGGCAGCTGAATACTGTGCCCTCGAGCTGCTTGAGGGCGGGGCTAGTAGTGGAACAGGGAGTGCAGTGAGCAGCAGCTCATCCAATCAGAGCTCTCCAGAGCCTAGCATGCTGGATATAGTGGAAGCAGGCCGGGTGAAGCACGAGTACCAGCTGCTCCCTGAGCCCAGCCTGCTCACGCACACCCTGCTGGGGGCGCTATCAGATGACTGCTCTCTGCTTGATATAG AGCGGATCACTCAGAATGTGGTGAAGTCACATTTAGAGACGTGTCAGTACAGCACAGAGGAGCTGAAAAGACTCACTTGGAACGTATATACTCCCGAGGAGACCCGCTCCTTCCAGCTCAAG TCTGCTGAGTGGATGTGGCAGCAGTGTGCCGTGCACATCACCAACGCCATCCAGTACGTGGTGGAGTTCGCCAAGCGTGTCAGCGGCTTCATGGACCTCTGCCAGAATGACCAGATTATCCTCCTTAAAGCAG GCTGCTTAGAGGTTCTGTTGATCCGCATGTGCCGTGCGTACAACTCCACCAACAACACAATGCTTTTCGACGGCAAGTTTGCCAGCCCTCAGCTCTTTAAAGCACTAG gctgtgATGACCTGGTGAATGCCATCTTTGAGTTGGCCAAGGGTCTGTGTCGCCTGCAGCTGAGCGAGGAAGAGATGGCCCTATTCAGTGCCGCCATCTTGCTATCACCTG atcgCCCGTGGTTAACAGAGAGTCAGCAGGTGCAAAAGCTGCAGGAGAAGGTTTATTTGGCCCTGCAGCACAGCCTGCACATGGGGGGAGGCGGTCAAGAGAAACTGGACAAG ATGGCGTCCAAGCTGCCGCAGATGAAGTCGATCTGTAACCTCCACATCGACAAGCTGGAGTTTTTCCGGCTGGTTCACCCTGAAACGGCCTACAGCTTCCCTCCTCTCTACAGGGAAGTGTTTGGCAGTGAGATCAACTTCCCTGACTCCACTGACAGTTAG